A part of Maridesulfovibrio hydrothermalis AM13 = DSM 14728 genomic DNA contains:
- a CDS encoding aldehyde ferredoxin oxidoreductase N-terminal domain-containing protein translates to MIRDYFRILVVDLCTGKGSVAKVEGRNEFAGGSGLGALLFDIYGHADRPWDDPDQPLIFSIGALTGLFPLMSKTVCSFKSPYHDQFAESHAGGRSALAIRFADYDAIVIKGRAERLSCLSIGMKHLEVKDVHFLAGKDVFSTGKILRRMYPGEGHRSILRIGPAGENKSGMACINADTYRHFGRLGSGGVMGAKNLKGIVILGDGSFALPDNKEYSKVYKQVYEKMTATDMMSKYHNLGTAANLNALNELKSLPWRNLQSTRDDEITGITGEKFADDTLLRNAACAGCPVGCIHIGFVREKFMEQNQYLYRQVAYDYEPIFATGSMLGVTDAFHVLGIMDEVEKAGLDVMSGGVALAWATEAFEKGLITEKETIVPLAFGDAEGYKKAVYYLGEAENEFYTALGKGSLVAAAEYGGEDFACVLGQEMAGYATGETFYVAEGLGFRHSHLDSGGYSWDQKNDSKDVEAISDFLIKDETGRAFITSMVSCLFGRGVYNDEQLAQCLNAVGYSEIADSMDTIGERVRAMRWKVRFDTGYDPDAISIPKRYNEVTTWKGKTDPDFMAALKAEYGRRIRNLVSEEALERLGLKKIDKN, encoded by the coding sequence ATGATACGTGATTATTTCAGAATCCTCGTGGTTGATCTCTGTACCGGAAAAGGCAGTGTTGCCAAGGTTGAAGGACGTAATGAATTTGCCGGCGGCAGCGGACTCGGCGCACTTTTGTTTGATATTTACGGGCATGCGGATCGTCCGTGGGATGATCCTGATCAGCCTCTGATTTTTTCCATCGGGGCACTTACCGGACTTTTCCCGCTTATGAGTAAGACAGTCTGCTCTTTTAAGTCCCCCTACCATGACCAGTTTGCGGAAAGCCATGCCGGAGGCCGGTCAGCTCTGGCAATTCGTTTTGCAGATTATGATGCTATTGTTATCAAGGGACGGGCTGAGCGTTTATCCTGTCTTTCTATCGGTATGAAACATCTGGAAGTCAAAGACGTGCATTTTCTGGCGGGGAAGGATGTTTTTTCCACAGGTAAAATATTACGCCGTATGTATCCGGGAGAGGGACACAGATCTATCCTGCGCATTGGTCCTGCCGGTGAGAATAAATCCGGTATGGCCTGCATCAATGCCGATACCTACCGTCATTTCGGGAGACTCGGTTCCGGCGGGGTTATGGGAGCCAAAAACCTTAAAGGTATTGTCATTCTGGGTGACGGATCTTTCGCACTTCCTGATAACAAAGAATACTCCAAAGTTTATAAGCAGGTGTATGAGAAGATGACCGCAACCGATATGATGAGTAAATATCATAACCTCGGTACTGCCGCTAATCTTAATGCTTTGAATGAACTCAAATCTCTGCCTTGGCGCAACCTTCAGTCCACCAGAGATGACGAGATAACCGGAATTACCGGTGAAAAATTCGCTGATGACACTTTGCTGCGCAATGCGGCCTGCGCCGGTTGTCCGGTAGGATGTATTCATATCGGCTTTGTGCGTGAGAAATTCATGGAGCAGAACCAGTATCTCTACCGGCAGGTGGCCTACGACTATGAGCCTATTTTCGCCACTGGTTCAATGCTTGGGGTAACTGATGCTTTCCACGTGCTTGGCATCATGGATGAAGTGGAAAAGGCCGGGCTGGACGTAATGTCCGGCGGAGTTGCCCTTGCATGGGCGACTGAAGCCTTTGAAAAAGGGCTGATCACTGAAAAGGAAACAATAGTGCCGCTGGCTTTCGGTGACGCTGAAGGCTACAAAAAGGCTGTCTACTATCTCGGGGAGGCGGAAAATGAATTCTATACCGCTCTGGGTAAAGGAAGTCTTGTGGCGGCTGCCGAATACGGCGGAGAAGATTTTGCCTGCGTACTTGGTCAGGAAATGGCCGGCTACGCAACAGGTGAAACTTTCTATGTTGCCGAAGGGCTTGGTTTCAGGCATTCGCATCTGGATTCCGGCGGATATTCATGGGATCAGAAGAATGACAGCAAGGATGTTGAAGCCATCAGCGATTTTCTCATTAAAGATGAAACCGGACGTGCTTTTATAACTTCAATGGTATCTTGTTTGTTCGGACGCGGTGTTTATAATGATGAACAGCTTGCGCAGTGCCTTAATGCGGTAGGCTATTCTGAAATAGCAGATAGCATGGATACCATCGGTGAAAGAGTTCGGGCAATGCGCTGGAAGGTGCGTTTTGATACCGGATATGACCCTGATGCCATCTCAATTCCTAAAAGATATAATGAAGTGACCACCTGGAAAGGTAAAACCGATCCTGATTTTATGGCCGCGTTGAAAGCTGAATATGGTCGTAGAATACGCAATTTAGTATCTGAAGAGGCCCTTGAGCGACTAGGATTAAAAAAAATAGATAAAAATTAA
- a CDS encoding methyl-accepting chemotaxis protein, whose amino-acid sequence MKLSSKLMLGFGSVLGLLLILAAISLWALENSSEGFSQYRGLAKDSNLSGRLQANMLMVRMNVKDFIITGSDKDLKQYEDYFKRMKGFLDEVTVEIQKPDRARLVAKASERVSSYGEHFDEVKQFRVERNSLLNNTLNIAGPQMEHKLTKIFETAQRDNDLNAAFKSGAALRNLLLGRLYVIKFLDDNSQSSVDRVHSEMSALTGGLKALDKKLQNPERRKLLAEVLDLKGQYEAAFDSLVQVIFKRNDVISNHLDKLGSEIAKDVEDVKLSVMADQDTLGPQLQVANNQAVMMAVIVSLIALAVGVFTAGFIIRTVSRQLGADPAEIADVAQKIAGGDLDLRFKEPALGVYGNMKSMAQQLTQVVSDVREGSANVASGSTELSASAQGLSQGATEQAASIEEVSASIEEMASNIQQNTLNAQTTEKIAVKSASEAQESGEAVNEAVVAMKNIAEKISIIEEIARQTNLLALNAAIEAARAGEHGKGFAVVAAEVRKLAERSGNAAGEISELSSTTVNVAEKAGDMLESLVPNIQKTAELVQEITSASTEQNSGADQISKAITQLDSVIQQNASASEEMASTSEELSAQSLHLENAMSFFKVSGYGANMRPSKPEKSYAQEVLTQNPAPSQVSPQVPVRAEPQDFGSGLSLDMGADDQDFEKF is encoded by the coding sequence ATGAAATTATCGTCTAAGTTGATGCTTGGATTCGGGTCTGTTCTAGGTTTGCTATTGATTTTAGCAGCGATCTCGTTATGGGCACTTGAAAATTCAAGTGAAGGTTTTTCCCAGTACAGAGGGCTGGCGAAAGACAGCAACCTAAGCGGTCGTTTGCAGGCAAATATGCTCATGGTGCGCATGAATGTTAAAGACTTCATTATCACCGGCAGCGATAAAGATTTGAAGCAGTATGAAGACTACTTTAAAAGAATGAAAGGCTTCCTTGATGAAGTCACTGTCGAGATTCAGAAGCCGGATCGGGCCAGACTTGTTGCTAAAGCAAGTGAACGGGTCAGTAGTTATGGTGAACACTTTGATGAAGTGAAGCAGTTCAGAGTTGAGCGTAACAGCTTATTAAATAATACCTTGAATATTGCCGGGCCTCAGATGGAGCATAAGCTCACTAAAATTTTTGAAACAGCTCAGCGCGATAATGATCTTAATGCGGCGTTCAAGAGTGGGGCTGCATTACGGAATCTGCTGCTCGGGCGTCTTTATGTAATAAAATTTCTTGATGATAATTCCCAGTCCTCCGTGGATAGGGTTCACAGCGAAATGAGTGCTTTGACCGGCGGCCTGAAAGCTCTGGATAAGAAACTTCAGAATCCTGAAAGGCGTAAGCTTTTAGCAGAGGTGCTTGATCTCAAAGGTCAATACGAGGCTGCTTTTGATAGTCTGGTACAAGTTATTTTTAAAAGAAATGACGTTATCAGCAATCATCTCGACAAGCTTGGATCTGAAATAGCCAAGGATGTGGAGGACGTAAAACTTTCGGTCATGGCTGATCAGGATACTCTCGGACCACAGCTTCAGGTTGCAAATAATCAAGCCGTTATGATGGCAGTCATTGTAAGCCTTATTGCTCTTGCTGTAGGTGTTTTTACTGCCGGATTCATTATCAGAACCGTGAGCAGACAGCTTGGCGCCGATCCGGCTGAGATTGCAGATGTTGCTCAGAAAATTGCCGGTGGAGATCTTGATCTTAGGTTCAAGGAGCCGGCACTTGGCGTTTACGGGAATATGAAAAGTATGGCTCAGCAGCTTACGCAGGTTGTTTCAGATGTGCGTGAAGGATCAGCTAATGTCGCTTCCGGCAGCACTGAGCTTTCCGCTTCTGCACAGGGGCTTTCACAGGGCGCAACCGAGCAGGCTGCATCAATCGAAGAAGTTTCCGCTTCTATTGAAGAGATGGCCAGTAACATTCAGCAGAATACTCTTAATGCCCAGACAACTGAAAAAATTGCCGTCAAGTCCGCTTCCGAAGCACAGGAAAGCGGCGAGGCCGTAAATGAAGCTGTTGTAGCCATGAAGAATATTGCTGAAAAGATTTCTATCATTGAAGAAATAGCCCGTCAGACTAATCTGCTGGCTCTTAACGCAGCTATCGAAGCGGCCCGTGCAGGTGAACACGGCAAGGGATTTGCTGTAGTTGCGGCAGAAGTACGCAAACTTGCAGAACGCAGCGGTAACGCCGCAGGTGAAATCAGTGAGCTTTCATCTACTACTGTAAATGTGGCTGAAAAAGCCGGGGATATGCTTGAAAGTCTGGTTCCGAATATTCAAAAAACGGCTGAGCTGGTTCAGGAGATAACCTCGGCAAGTACTGAGCAGAATTCCGGGGCGGATCAGATAAGCAAGGCTATTACCCAGCTTGATTCTGTAATCCAGCAGAATGCTTCAGCATCCGAAGAAATGGCTTCTACCAGTGAGGAGCTGTCTGCCCAGAGCTTGCACCTTGAAAATGCGATGTCTTTTTTTAAGGTAAGTGGTTACGGGGCCAATATGCGTCCATCTAAACCTGAAAAGTCTTATGCTCAGGAAGTACTGACGCAGAATCCGGCTCCGTCTCAGGTTTCACCTCAAGTTCCAGTCAGGGCTGAACCGCAGGATTTCGGCAGTGGTCTATCACTTGATATGGGCGCTGATGATCAGGATTTTGAAAAGTTCTAA